From the Tribolium castaneum strain GA2 chromosome 2, icTriCast1.1, whole genome shotgun sequence genome, one window contains:
- the LOC661701 gene encoding uncharacterized protein LOC661701 isoform X1 — protein MATRSKPGGKHDDQSVETLAEVFRCFICMEKLRDAHLCPHCSKLCCYVCIRRWLTEQRSQCPHCRASLHLHELVNCRWVEEVTQQLDTLQAVNLNSSRGEDNDRDKCATHSEKLSVYCWTCRCCICHQCALWGGTHSGHTFKPLDEVYEQHVTQIKDEVVQLRRRLMELISIVQEVERNVESVRSAKDERVREIRNAVELMIARLDSQLKTKLLTLMGQKDSLTQETEQLEHLLHEIEHQLHTCTRSEMISKSSELSRMIHAIRKKPMTSFVTAPVPADFHSEIVPAYDSSTFVMHCFSQLQRKADPVYSTPLHCNGLCWRLKVYPDGNGVVRGNYLSVFLELSAGYPETSKYEYRVEMIHQASRDSSKNIVREFASDFEVGECWGYNRFFRLDLLASEGYLNVASDTLVLRFQVRAPTFYQRCRDQQWYINQLQTVQNQYISQINESKERLAAEISRNAVAATLGAATQIPDIATIGMVKSMYNMAPVVPSEAAEAQPMPSTSKNGVAEKFDITTLAKNLMSNVNTKQVATTTATGDCPNNTSGSSSTSSIQTKKRETGRQSGNESATETPRHLLGLGVSLSSPNLLNSNVSFTLCCSSSESDLSEPENLMEEFEPAEANLISTGDNSNDENDVDDETMSGNGDGNAHYSQNSNSPTNEAAEKDGENDVEYAEFSMTQRLMMRDSSPAAAGATALSPTEGNSFEDKLMLLQLFDRLENSPQATTAPNVPQTDLPPVNLDLVLLDNLSIKSDDQLSSPTVPDVANRRKLRKRFKGGASSEGGATANPTWTETVPLNTKESVMGPLESFLRSINCYPEHDQHRKKHSSKRKPLKGAERILGFSLPQPASPPPLGDNVDGSVQPSSSNGFSWTPSLLSQRRPNKVKLQTDLSKPEKESKNGRSDNQPHSA, from the exons ATGGCCACTAGGAGCAAACCAGGAGGCAAACATGACGACCAAAGCGTGGAG ACCCTGGCCGAGGTCTTCCGCTGCTTCATCTGCATGGAGAAACTGCGCGACGCCCATCTGTGCCCGCACTGCTCCAAGCTGTGCTGCTACGTTTGCATCCGGCGGTGGCTCACCGAACAGCGGTCGCAGTGCCCCCATTGCCGGGCGTCGCTGCATCTGCACGAACTGGTCAACTGCAGATGGGTGGAGGAGGTCACCCAGCAGCTCGACACCCTGCAGGCCGTCAACTTGAACAGCAGCAGGGGCGAAGACAATGACCGGGACAA GTGTGCCACACATTCGGAGAAACTGTCCGTCTATTGCTGGACGTGCCGCTGCTGCATTTGCCACCAGTGCGCTCTGTGGGGCGGCACTCACTCGGGGCACACCTTCAAGCCACTCGACGAAGTCTACGAACAGCACGTCACCCAGATTAAGGACGAGGTGGTTCAGCTCAGGCGCCGCCTGATGGAGCTGATCAGCATCGTGCAGGAAGTT GAACGTAACGTGGAATCGGTTCGTTCGGCGAAAGACGAGCGCGTCCGTGAGATCCGCAACGCCGTCGAGCTGATGATTGCCCGTCTCGACTCGCAGTTGAAGACCAAACTCCTGACTTTGATGGGCCAGAAGGACTCGCTCACGCAAGAAACCGAGCAGTTGGAGCACCTCCTGCACGAGATCGAGCACCAGCTGCACACGTGCACCCGCTCGGAGATGATCTCGAAGAGTTCGGAACTGTCCCGAATGATCCATGCCATTAGGAAAAAACCAATGACGAGTTTCGTGACAGCTCCAGTTCCTGCGGATTTTCACAGCGAAATTGTGCCGGCTTACGACAGCAGCACATTCGTAATGCATTGTTTTTCCCAACTGCAACGAAAAGCCGACCCTGTCTACTCCACTCCCTTGCACTGTAACGGGCTCTGTTGGCGCCTCAAAGTCTACCCGGACGGCAACGGTGTTGTCCGTGGCAATTACCTATCAGTTTTCCTCGAACTGAGCGCCGGTTATCCCGAAACCTCGAAATATGAGTACCGGGTCGAGATGATCCATCAGGCGAGTCGCGACTCGTCGAAAAACATCGTTCGGGAATTCGCGTCCGATTTCGAAGTTGGCGAGTGTTGGGGCTATAACCGGTTCTTCCGACTGGACCTCCTGGCCAGCGAGGGCTACCTGAACGTAGCCTCGGACACGCTCGTTTTGCG GTTCCAGGTGCGCGCCCCCACCTTCTACCAGCGCTGCCGCGACCAGCAGTGGTACATCAACCAACTGCAAACCGTTCAAAACCAGTACATTTCACAAATCAACGAATCCAAAGAGCGCCTCGCCGCCGAAATCTCCCGAAATGCCGTTGCGGCGACTCTGGGGGCCGCCACGCAAATCCCCGACATTGCCACAATTGGCATGGTCAAAAGCATGTACAACATGGCTCCAGTGGTGCCATCTGAGGCGGCCGAGGCCCAACCAATGCCGTCAACTTCGAAAAATGGGGTTGCGGAAAAATTCGATATCACGACTTTGGCCAAGAATTTAATGAGCAATGTTAATAC GAAGCAAGTGGCGACTACGACGGCAACGGGCGATTGTCCGAATAATACGAGTGGTTCGTCGTCGACGAGTTCCATCCAGACGAAAAAAAGGGAAACGGGGCGACAAAGTGGCAACGAATCGGCCACTGAAACTCCGCGACATTTACTGGGGCTGGGAGTGTCGCTCAGTTCGCCGAATTTGTTGAATTCGAACGTTTCCTTCACGCTTTGTTGCAGCAGCAGCGAAAGC GACCTGAGCGAGCCGGAGAACCTGATGGAGGAGTTCGAGCCGGCCGAGGCCAACTTGATCAGCACTGGCGACAATTCGAACGATGAGAACGACGTCGACGACGAGACAATGTCAG GTAACGGTGACGGAAACGCGCATTACTCACAAAATTCTAACAGTCCTACTAACGAAGCAGCCGAAAAAGACG GAGAGAATGATGTAGAGTATGCGGAATTTTCAATGACCCAGCGCCTCATGATGCGGGATTCGAGTCCTGCGGCCGCAGGAGCCACGGCTCTCTCGCCCACCGAGGGCAACTCATTTGAGGACAAACTGATGCTCTTGCAACTGTTTGATAGATTGGAAAATTCGCCACAGGCGACAACGGCACCTAACG TGCCTCAGACCGACTTGCCACCTGTCAATCTCGATCTAGTTCTCTTAGACAACCTATCAATCAAGAGCGATG ATCAGTTATCATCGCCCACTGTACCTGACGTGGCCAATCGACGAAAACTGCGGAAGCGGTTCAAAGGGGGCGCCAGCAGTGAGGGTGGCGCTACAGCTAACCCGACTTGGACTGAGACCGTGCCATTGAACACGAAGGAGTCAGTGATGGGGCCTTTGGAGTCCTTCCTGCGTTCCATTAATTGTTATCCCGAACATGACCAACATCGCAAGAAACACTCTTCGAAGCGGAAACCGCTAAAAGGCGCCGAACGCATCCTTGGTTTCTCGCTGCCACAACCGGCGTCGCCTCCACCGCTCGGCGACAACGTCGATGGTAGTGTCCAACCATCGTCATCGAACGGTTTCAGCTGGACACCGTCTCTCTTAAGTCAGAGGCGCCCCAATAAAGTCAAACTGCAAACTGATCTCAGCAAACCGGAAAAGGAGTCCAAAAACGGAAG GTCTGATAACCAGCCGCATTCCGCCTGA
- the Tektin-C gene encoding tektin-1, giving the protein MNRRIHTRLKDYSLVAVPPPPSRFTLQEWHLNNLLRNRNCYDQQTLADRVLAESDRIRDQVAEITLLNRREADHKLDEKLKDIQFNIDEIQKQRKEVCIEIDNLTTYSERILDAMESLKEQALKICKKCIILREGRIGIDLCHDQVEVELLKEIDVIEGAQKLLKRTLEQANEQIRRLRSTIYFMDRDLEDKSNVLKIDEHNRGLKETSLNLSIYHGFAPLDPANVTAEEWQQFTTTNIERAAKEINSARQLRCYVDTLLKQVIEDLRDQWHAVNEAFRARIEEVKEAKTKLETQHFEITRQANEMTRNVTRLEKAIAEKEGFMALAHTRLGNRAQRPGIELCKDLVETSLVNEVGELRLNVANLQHMLAEAQASLRYLLKTQIQLEEDINVKTNTLKIDEVDCMTLRQGMDYHAY; this is encoded by the exons ATGAACAGACGAATCCATACAAGATTAAAGGACTATTCTCTTGTAGCCGTTCCTCCTCCTCCCTCCAGATTCACGCTACAGGAATGGCACCTAAACAATTTACTCCGAAACAGGAACTGCTACGACCAGCAAACTCTCGCCGACCGCGTTCTGGCCGAAAGCGACCGAATCCGCGACCAGGTCGCTGAAATCACGCTCCTGAACCGGCGCGAAGCCGACCACAAGCTCGACGAGAAGCTCAAAGACATCCAGTTCAATATCGACGAGATCCAAAAGCAGCGCAAAGAAGTCTGCATCGAAATCGACAACTTGACCACCTACAGCGAGCGCATCCTCGACGCCATGGAGTCCCTCAAAGAGCAGGCGCTGAAAATCTGCAAGAAGTGCATCATCCTGCGCGAGGGGCGCATCGGAATCGACCTG TGCCATGACCAAGTCGAAGTCGAGCTGCTCAAAGAGATCGACGTCATAGAAGGCGCCCAGAAGCTCCTCAAACGCACCCTCGAGCAGGCCAACGAGCAAATCCGGCGCCTGCGCTCCACGATCTACTTCATGGACCGCGACCTGGAGGACAAGAGCAACGTCCTCAAAATCGACGAGCACAACCGCGGCCTCAAAGAAACCAGCCTCAATTTGAGCATCTACCACGGCTTCGCGCCCCTCGACCCGGC GAACGTGACGGCGGAGGAGTGGCAACAGTTCACAACCACCAATATCGAGCGCGCGGCGAAGGAAATCAACAGCGCGCGCCAACTGCGCTGTTACGTCGACACGCTCTTGAAACAAGTGATTGAGGATTTGAGGGACCAATGGCATGCCGTGAACGAGGCGTTCCGCGCGAGAATTGAGGAGGTCAAGGAGGCGAAAACCAAACTCGAGACGCAACATTTCGAA ATCACGCGACAGGCTAATGAGATGACACGTAACGTCACCCGATTGGAGAAGGCTATAGCGGAGAAGGAGGGGTTCATGGCCTTGGCGCACACGAGACTGGGGAATCGGGCGCAGAGGCCGGGGATTGAGCTGTGCAAGGATTTGGTCGAAACGTCGCTTGTGAACGAAGTGGGCGAGTTGAGGCTGAATGTGGCCAATTTGCAGCACATGCTAGCCGAG GCGCAAGCGTCTTTGCGTTATTTGCTTAAGACGCAAATACAGCTGGAGGAGGACATAAACGTCAAGACAAACACCCTCAAAATCGACGAAGTTGATTGTATGACTTTACGTCAAGGCATGGATTACCACGCCTACTAA
- the LOC661701 gene encoding E3 ubiquitin-protein ligase TRIM37 isoform X3 produces the protein MATRSKPGGKHDDQSVETLAEVFRCFICMEKLRDAHLCPHCSKLCCYVCIRRWLTEQRSQCPHCRASLHLHELVNCRWVEEVTQQLDTLQAVNLNSSRGEDNDRDKCATHSEKLSVYCWTCRCCICHQCALWGGTHSGHTFKPLDEVYEQHVTQIKDEVVQLRRRLMELISIVQEVERNVESVRSAKDERVREIRNAVELMIARLDSQLKTKLLTLMGQKDSLTQETEQLEHLLHEIEHQLHTCTRSEMISKSSELSRMIHAIRKKPMTSFVTAPVPADFHSEIVPAYDSSTFVMHCFSQLQRKADPVYSTPLHCNGLCWRLKVYPDGNGVVRGNYLSVFLELSAGYPETSKYEYRVEMIHQASRDSSKNIVREFASDFEVGECWGYNRFFRLDLLASEGYLNVASDTLVLRFQVRAPTFYQRCRDQQWYINQLQTVQNQYISQINESKERLAAEISRNAVAATLGAATQIPDIATIGMVKSMYNMAPVVPSEAAEAQPMPSTSKNGVAEKFDITTLAKNLMSNVNTKQVATTTATGDCPNNTSGSSSTSSIQTKKRETGRQSGNESATETPRHLLGLGVSLSSPNLLNSNVSFTLCCSSSESDLSEPENLMEEFEPAEANLISTGDNSNDENDVDDETMSGENDVEYAEFSMTQRLMMRDSSPAAAGATALSPTEGNSFEDKLMLLQLFDRLENSPQATTAPNVPQTDLPPVNLDLVLLDNLSIKSDDQLSSPTVPDVANRRKLRKRFKGGASSEGGATANPTWTETVPLNTKESVMGPLESFLRSINCYPEHDQHRKKHSSKRKPLKGAERILGFSLPQPASPPPLGDNVDGSVQPSSSNGFSWTPSLLSQRRPNKVKLQTDLSKPEKESKNGRSDNQPHSA, from the exons ATGGCCACTAGGAGCAAACCAGGAGGCAAACATGACGACCAAAGCGTGGAG ACCCTGGCCGAGGTCTTCCGCTGCTTCATCTGCATGGAGAAACTGCGCGACGCCCATCTGTGCCCGCACTGCTCCAAGCTGTGCTGCTACGTTTGCATCCGGCGGTGGCTCACCGAACAGCGGTCGCAGTGCCCCCATTGCCGGGCGTCGCTGCATCTGCACGAACTGGTCAACTGCAGATGGGTGGAGGAGGTCACCCAGCAGCTCGACACCCTGCAGGCCGTCAACTTGAACAGCAGCAGGGGCGAAGACAATGACCGGGACAA GTGTGCCACACATTCGGAGAAACTGTCCGTCTATTGCTGGACGTGCCGCTGCTGCATTTGCCACCAGTGCGCTCTGTGGGGCGGCACTCACTCGGGGCACACCTTCAAGCCACTCGACGAAGTCTACGAACAGCACGTCACCCAGATTAAGGACGAGGTGGTTCAGCTCAGGCGCCGCCTGATGGAGCTGATCAGCATCGTGCAGGAAGTT GAACGTAACGTGGAATCGGTTCGTTCGGCGAAAGACGAGCGCGTCCGTGAGATCCGCAACGCCGTCGAGCTGATGATTGCCCGTCTCGACTCGCAGTTGAAGACCAAACTCCTGACTTTGATGGGCCAGAAGGACTCGCTCACGCAAGAAACCGAGCAGTTGGAGCACCTCCTGCACGAGATCGAGCACCAGCTGCACACGTGCACCCGCTCGGAGATGATCTCGAAGAGTTCGGAACTGTCCCGAATGATCCATGCCATTAGGAAAAAACCAATGACGAGTTTCGTGACAGCTCCAGTTCCTGCGGATTTTCACAGCGAAATTGTGCCGGCTTACGACAGCAGCACATTCGTAATGCATTGTTTTTCCCAACTGCAACGAAAAGCCGACCCTGTCTACTCCACTCCCTTGCACTGTAACGGGCTCTGTTGGCGCCTCAAAGTCTACCCGGACGGCAACGGTGTTGTCCGTGGCAATTACCTATCAGTTTTCCTCGAACTGAGCGCCGGTTATCCCGAAACCTCGAAATATGAGTACCGGGTCGAGATGATCCATCAGGCGAGTCGCGACTCGTCGAAAAACATCGTTCGGGAATTCGCGTCCGATTTCGAAGTTGGCGAGTGTTGGGGCTATAACCGGTTCTTCCGACTGGACCTCCTGGCCAGCGAGGGCTACCTGAACGTAGCCTCGGACACGCTCGTTTTGCG GTTCCAGGTGCGCGCCCCCACCTTCTACCAGCGCTGCCGCGACCAGCAGTGGTACATCAACCAACTGCAAACCGTTCAAAACCAGTACATTTCACAAATCAACGAATCCAAAGAGCGCCTCGCCGCCGAAATCTCCCGAAATGCCGTTGCGGCGACTCTGGGGGCCGCCACGCAAATCCCCGACATTGCCACAATTGGCATGGTCAAAAGCATGTACAACATGGCTCCAGTGGTGCCATCTGAGGCGGCCGAGGCCCAACCAATGCCGTCAACTTCGAAAAATGGGGTTGCGGAAAAATTCGATATCACGACTTTGGCCAAGAATTTAATGAGCAATGTTAATAC GAAGCAAGTGGCGACTACGACGGCAACGGGCGATTGTCCGAATAATACGAGTGGTTCGTCGTCGACGAGTTCCATCCAGACGAAAAAAAGGGAAACGGGGCGACAAAGTGGCAACGAATCGGCCACTGAAACTCCGCGACATTTACTGGGGCTGGGAGTGTCGCTCAGTTCGCCGAATTTGTTGAATTCGAACGTTTCCTTCACGCTTTGTTGCAGCAGCAGCGAAAGC GACCTGAGCGAGCCGGAGAACCTGATGGAGGAGTTCGAGCCGGCCGAGGCCAACTTGATCAGCACTGGCGACAATTCGAACGATGAGAACGACGTCGACGACGAGACAATGTCAG GAGAGAATGATGTAGAGTATGCGGAATTTTCAATGACCCAGCGCCTCATGATGCGGGATTCGAGTCCTGCGGCCGCAGGAGCCACGGCTCTCTCGCCCACCGAGGGCAACTCATTTGAGGACAAACTGATGCTCTTGCAACTGTTTGATAGATTGGAAAATTCGCCACAGGCGACAACGGCACCTAACG TGCCTCAGACCGACTTGCCACCTGTCAATCTCGATCTAGTTCTCTTAGACAACCTATCAATCAAGAGCGATG ATCAGTTATCATCGCCCACTGTACCTGACGTGGCCAATCGACGAAAACTGCGGAAGCGGTTCAAAGGGGGCGCCAGCAGTGAGGGTGGCGCTACAGCTAACCCGACTTGGACTGAGACCGTGCCATTGAACACGAAGGAGTCAGTGATGGGGCCTTTGGAGTCCTTCCTGCGTTCCATTAATTGTTATCCCGAACATGACCAACATCGCAAGAAACACTCTTCGAAGCGGAAACCGCTAAAAGGCGCCGAACGCATCCTTGGTTTCTCGCTGCCACAACCGGCGTCGCCTCCACCGCTCGGCGACAACGTCGATGGTAGTGTCCAACCATCGTCATCGAACGGTTTCAGCTGGACACCGTCTCTCTTAAGTCAGAGGCGCCCCAATAAAGTCAAACTGCAAACTGATCTCAGCAAACCGGAAAAGGAGTCCAAAAACGGAAG GTCTGATAACCAGCCGCATTCCGCCTGA
- the LOC661701 gene encoding uncharacterized protein LOC661701 isoform X2: protein MDCFTNTCDSTLAEVFRCFICMEKLRDAHLCPHCSKLCCYVCIRRWLTEQRSQCPHCRASLHLHELVNCRWVEEVTQQLDTLQAVNLNSSRGEDNDRDKCATHSEKLSVYCWTCRCCICHQCALWGGTHSGHTFKPLDEVYEQHVTQIKDEVVQLRRRLMELISIVQEVERNVESVRSAKDERVREIRNAVELMIARLDSQLKTKLLTLMGQKDSLTQETEQLEHLLHEIEHQLHTCTRSEMISKSSELSRMIHAIRKKPMTSFVTAPVPADFHSEIVPAYDSSTFVMHCFSQLQRKADPVYSTPLHCNGLCWRLKVYPDGNGVVRGNYLSVFLELSAGYPETSKYEYRVEMIHQASRDSSKNIVREFASDFEVGECWGYNRFFRLDLLASEGYLNVASDTLVLRFQVRAPTFYQRCRDQQWYINQLQTVQNQYISQINESKERLAAEISRNAVAATLGAATQIPDIATIGMVKSMYNMAPVVPSEAAEAQPMPSTSKNGVAEKFDITTLAKNLMSNVNTKQVATTTATGDCPNNTSGSSSTSSIQTKKRETGRQSGNESATETPRHLLGLGVSLSSPNLLNSNVSFTLCCSSSESDLSEPENLMEEFEPAEANLISTGDNSNDENDVDDETMSGNGDGNAHYSQNSNSPTNEAAEKDGENDVEYAEFSMTQRLMMRDSSPAAAGATALSPTEGNSFEDKLMLLQLFDRLENSPQATTAPNVPQTDLPPVNLDLVLLDNLSIKSDDQLSSPTVPDVANRRKLRKRFKGGASSEGGATANPTWTETVPLNTKESVMGPLESFLRSINCYPEHDQHRKKHSSKRKPLKGAERILGFSLPQPASPPPLGDNVDGSVQPSSSNGFSWTPSLLSQRRPNKVKLQTDLSKPEKESKNGRSDNQPHSA from the exons ATGGATTGTTTCACAAACACTTGCGACTCA ACCCTGGCCGAGGTCTTCCGCTGCTTCATCTGCATGGAGAAACTGCGCGACGCCCATCTGTGCCCGCACTGCTCCAAGCTGTGCTGCTACGTTTGCATCCGGCGGTGGCTCACCGAACAGCGGTCGCAGTGCCCCCATTGCCGGGCGTCGCTGCATCTGCACGAACTGGTCAACTGCAGATGGGTGGAGGAGGTCACCCAGCAGCTCGACACCCTGCAGGCCGTCAACTTGAACAGCAGCAGGGGCGAAGACAATGACCGGGACAA GTGTGCCACACATTCGGAGAAACTGTCCGTCTATTGCTGGACGTGCCGCTGCTGCATTTGCCACCAGTGCGCTCTGTGGGGCGGCACTCACTCGGGGCACACCTTCAAGCCACTCGACGAAGTCTACGAACAGCACGTCACCCAGATTAAGGACGAGGTGGTTCAGCTCAGGCGCCGCCTGATGGAGCTGATCAGCATCGTGCAGGAAGTT GAACGTAACGTGGAATCGGTTCGTTCGGCGAAAGACGAGCGCGTCCGTGAGATCCGCAACGCCGTCGAGCTGATGATTGCCCGTCTCGACTCGCAGTTGAAGACCAAACTCCTGACTTTGATGGGCCAGAAGGACTCGCTCACGCAAGAAACCGAGCAGTTGGAGCACCTCCTGCACGAGATCGAGCACCAGCTGCACACGTGCACCCGCTCGGAGATGATCTCGAAGAGTTCGGAACTGTCCCGAATGATCCATGCCATTAGGAAAAAACCAATGACGAGTTTCGTGACAGCTCCAGTTCCTGCGGATTTTCACAGCGAAATTGTGCCGGCTTACGACAGCAGCACATTCGTAATGCATTGTTTTTCCCAACTGCAACGAAAAGCCGACCCTGTCTACTCCACTCCCTTGCACTGTAACGGGCTCTGTTGGCGCCTCAAAGTCTACCCGGACGGCAACGGTGTTGTCCGTGGCAATTACCTATCAGTTTTCCTCGAACTGAGCGCCGGTTATCCCGAAACCTCGAAATATGAGTACCGGGTCGAGATGATCCATCAGGCGAGTCGCGACTCGTCGAAAAACATCGTTCGGGAATTCGCGTCCGATTTCGAAGTTGGCGAGTGTTGGGGCTATAACCGGTTCTTCCGACTGGACCTCCTGGCCAGCGAGGGCTACCTGAACGTAGCCTCGGACACGCTCGTTTTGCG GTTCCAGGTGCGCGCCCCCACCTTCTACCAGCGCTGCCGCGACCAGCAGTGGTACATCAACCAACTGCAAACCGTTCAAAACCAGTACATTTCACAAATCAACGAATCCAAAGAGCGCCTCGCCGCCGAAATCTCCCGAAATGCCGTTGCGGCGACTCTGGGGGCCGCCACGCAAATCCCCGACATTGCCACAATTGGCATGGTCAAAAGCATGTACAACATGGCTCCAGTGGTGCCATCTGAGGCGGCCGAGGCCCAACCAATGCCGTCAACTTCGAAAAATGGGGTTGCGGAAAAATTCGATATCACGACTTTGGCCAAGAATTTAATGAGCAATGTTAATAC GAAGCAAGTGGCGACTACGACGGCAACGGGCGATTGTCCGAATAATACGAGTGGTTCGTCGTCGACGAGTTCCATCCAGACGAAAAAAAGGGAAACGGGGCGACAAAGTGGCAACGAATCGGCCACTGAAACTCCGCGACATTTACTGGGGCTGGGAGTGTCGCTCAGTTCGCCGAATTTGTTGAATTCGAACGTTTCCTTCACGCTTTGTTGCAGCAGCAGCGAAAGC GACCTGAGCGAGCCGGAGAACCTGATGGAGGAGTTCGAGCCGGCCGAGGCCAACTTGATCAGCACTGGCGACAATTCGAACGATGAGAACGACGTCGACGACGAGACAATGTCAG GTAACGGTGACGGAAACGCGCATTACTCACAAAATTCTAACAGTCCTACTAACGAAGCAGCCGAAAAAGACG GAGAGAATGATGTAGAGTATGCGGAATTTTCAATGACCCAGCGCCTCATGATGCGGGATTCGAGTCCTGCGGCCGCAGGAGCCACGGCTCTCTCGCCCACCGAGGGCAACTCATTTGAGGACAAACTGATGCTCTTGCAACTGTTTGATAGATTGGAAAATTCGCCACAGGCGACAACGGCACCTAACG TGCCTCAGACCGACTTGCCACCTGTCAATCTCGATCTAGTTCTCTTAGACAACCTATCAATCAAGAGCGATG ATCAGTTATCATCGCCCACTGTACCTGACGTGGCCAATCGACGAAAACTGCGGAAGCGGTTCAAAGGGGGCGCCAGCAGTGAGGGTGGCGCTACAGCTAACCCGACTTGGACTGAGACCGTGCCATTGAACACGAAGGAGTCAGTGATGGGGCCTTTGGAGTCCTTCCTGCGTTCCATTAATTGTTATCCCGAACATGACCAACATCGCAAGAAACACTCTTCGAAGCGGAAACCGCTAAAAGGCGCCGAACGCATCCTTGGTTTCTCGCTGCCACAACCGGCGTCGCCTCCACCGCTCGGCGACAACGTCGATGGTAGTGTCCAACCATCGTCATCGAACGGTTTCAGCTGGACACCGTCTCTCTTAAGTCAGAGGCGCCCCAATAAAGTCAAACTGCAAACTGATCTCAGCAAACCGGAAAAGGAGTCCAAAAACGGAAG GTCTGATAACCAGCCGCATTCCGCCTGA